A window of Thermococcus sp. MV5 contains these coding sequences:
- a CDS encoding radical SAM protein: protein MWFRRVEIGEIERAKKALPHYFSVFSGKEKPNFFHVKQVEVYFDEEDELKELWKIHEEGLEKLRKNDLKENPEKNLLDLKVLIAHKILEKCELCEIKCHVNRFDKAGYCRVKESLIASDFLHIGEEPELIPSYTIFFSGCNFRCVFCQNWDISQYQVGVRYSPKDMGTKIGVAYARGAKNVNFVGGEPTPNLPFILESLKYVEVPIPVVWNSNMYMSKESMALLDGIVDVYLADFKWGNNQDALKYSKAPKYWETITRNFLLAKKHYKAEFLIRHLVIPGHLECCTQPILKWISENLGKEIRVNVMFQYRPEYKAHKYPEINRGLTNEEMIRAAELAGEFGLKNALVG from the coding sequence ATGTGGTTTAGGAGAGTTGAGATTGGAGAGATTGAAAGAGCAAAGAAAGCATTACCACATTATTTTTCAGTGTTTAGTGGAAAAGAAAAACCAAATTTCTTTCATGTGAAACAAGTAGAAGTATATTTCGATGAGGAAGACGAACTCAAAGAGCTCTGGAAAATACATGAGGAAGGTCTAGAAAAGCTGAGAAAAAATGACTTAAAAGAAAATCCAGAGAAAAATCTCCTTGATCTCAAGGTCCTCATTGCCCATAAGATCCTAGAAAAGTGCGAACTTTGTGAAATTAAATGTCATGTAAATCGTTTTGATAAGGCAGGATACTGTCGTGTCAAAGAGAGCCTCATTGCAAGCGATTTTCTGCATATTGGTGAAGAGCCGGAACTTATTCCCTCATACACAATTTTCTTCTCTGGATGTAACTTTAGATGTGTTTTTTGCCAAAATTGGGATATAAGCCAGTATCAAGTGGGTGTAAGATATTCTCCAAAAGATATGGGGACAAAAATAGGGGTTGCCTATGCAAGAGGAGCTAAAAACGTTAATTTTGTTGGTGGTGAACCAACGCCAAATCTTCCTTTTATATTGGAGAGCCTAAAATACGTTGAAGTCCCAATTCCAGTGGTATGGAACTCCAACATGTATATGAGCAAAGAAAGCATGGCTCTTTTAGACGGTATTGTTGATGTTTATTTGGCTGATTTCAAATGGGGAAATAACCAAGACGCCCTTAAGTATTCAAAAGCCCCTAAATACTGGGAAACCATTACAAGAAACTTCCTCTTAGCAAAGAAACATTACAAGGCAGAATTCCTTATAAGACATCTTGTAATTCCTGGTCATCTAGAATGCTGTACACAGCCAATTCTAAAGTGGATAAGTGAAAACTTAGGCAAGGAGATTAGAGTCAATGTGATGTTCCAATATAGGCCAGAATATAAGGCACACAAATATCCTGAGATCAATAGAGGACTCACAAATGAAGAGATGATACGAGCGGCCGAACTTGCAGGAGAATTCGGGCTAAAAAACGCGCTGGTGGGATAA
- the cytX gene encoding putative hydroxymethylpyrimidine transporter CytX, whose protein sequence is MEGEYDIKPVERDKRTFTLLTLLAIWFGAGISIAEFWAGALLTPALSLGMALLVILFGHILGNTIMGLIALEGEKTGLPTMVLSRASLGIKGSILPSILNYLQLIGWTAIMLIVGANAMNAVAKSLGVDNYALWVILLGLLVTGWTYIGPKNWEKLEKIAALLLLALSLWLTYVTLQRFSFTQLLSKPGTGEIGVMLGLDLVIAMPLSWAPLIADYSRFAKNRNAAFWGTYLGYFISSSLFYFVGALTNMAIGEGDPIRIIATYGIGIPAMLIIIFSTVTTTFLDVYSAAITYKNISPRANAKKQVLLVGALGTLLALVFPMEQYEGFLLLIGGAFVSLAAIMITDYFLVEKEYNATELLDENGKFAGYNIKAILVWAIGFTFYMGLAIEGLFGIHIPLLSEVGFRLGSSIPTFILVSLLYYLVER, encoded by the coding sequence ATGGAGGGGGAATATGATATAAAACCCGTAGAGAGAGATAAGAGGACTTTTACCCTCCTAACACTTCTTGCAATATGGTTTGGAGCAGGAATAAGCATTGCAGAATTTTGGGCCGGGGCACTGCTAACACCAGCTCTCTCATTAGGTATGGCACTCCTTGTGATACTCTTCGGACATATTCTTGGAAATACCATAATGGGATTAATAGCTCTGGAAGGAGAAAAAACAGGTCTTCCAACAATGGTGCTTTCGAGAGCTTCTCTAGGAATCAAAGGATCGATTCTACCTTCCATCCTAAATTATCTCCAACTTATAGGATGGACAGCAATAATGCTCATTGTAGGGGCCAATGCTATGAACGCAGTCGCAAAAAGCCTTGGAGTTGATAATTATGCCCTCTGGGTAATTTTGCTGGGCCTCTTAGTTACAGGATGGACATATATAGGACCTAAAAACTGGGAAAAATTAGAAAAAATTGCAGCCCTTCTTTTACTCGCACTAAGTCTATGGCTCACATACGTTACTCTCCAAAGATTTTCATTCACACAACTTCTCTCTAAGCCCGGCACTGGCGAAATAGGAGTTATGCTAGGATTAGACTTAGTAATAGCGATGCCACTTTCATGGGCACCGTTAATAGCCGATTATTCGAGATTTGCCAAAAATAGAAACGCAGCGTTTTGGGGCACTTATCTTGGGTATTTCATCTCATCAAGCCTCTTCTATTTTGTAGGGGCCCTAACAAACATGGCAATTGGAGAAGGAGATCCAATCAGAATCATAGCAACATATGGGATTGGAATCCCAGCAATGTTGATAATCATATTCTCCACTGTGACAACTACTTTCCTCGATGTTTACTCTGCCGCGATAACTTACAAAAACATTTCTCCAAGAGCCAATGCAAAGAAACAAGTTTTACTTGTTGGAGCCCTTGGAACTCTACTCGCCCTAGTGTTTCCAATGGAACAATATGAGGGCTTTTTACTTCTCATTGGTGGAGCTTTTGTTTCGCTAGCAGCAATAATGATAACAGACTACTTCCTCGTCGAAAAAGAATACAATGCAACGGAACTCCTCGATGAAAATGGAAAATTCGCAGGATATAACATCAAAGCCATACTCGTATGGGCGATTGGATTCACATTTTATATGGGGCTTGCTATAGAAGGACTCTTCGGGATTCACATTCCTCTGTTAAGTGAAGTTGGCTTTAGGCTTGGCTCAAGCATTCCAACTTTCATCTTGGTAAGTCTTCTATATTACCTGGTGGAGAGGTGA
- the pyk gene encoding pyruvate kinase has translation MRLPSHKTKIIATIGPACRNKSTLEKMIKAGMSVARLNFSHGSLEEHAKMIELIRKTSEKLDKRVAILGDLPGVKIRVGNLKENSITLKKGEKIILTTKEIEGDENVIPVEFKDFPKLVSIGDTIYLSDGYIALKVENIRESDVECLVINGGVLFSHKGINIPKANLPIEAITKRDLEIIEFGVEHGIDAIGISFVGSVYDVLKVKRSIEKKKSRMFVISKIERPDAVRNFDEILNASDGIMVARGDLGVEMPIESLPILQKQLIKKANMAAKPVITATQMLVSMTQDRLPTRAEVTDVANAILDGTDAVMLSEETAVGKYPVEAVEMMTKIAKVTEEYRESLGYSRIRSWIEVLPKKSTIKEAITRSVIDALCTVDTKYILTPTRTGLTARLISRFKPKQWTLAFSTDPWVCNTLMFSYGVYPFCMEEEFNENDMISLIKSLGLVDSDDVVLLTEGKPIGKTVGTNAMKIFQIP, from the coding sequence GTGAGGCTTCCTTCCCATAAGACAAAGATAATTGCCACTATAGGTCCCGCATGTAGAAACAAATCTACCTTGGAAAAAATGATAAAAGCAGGAATGAGTGTCGCTAGATTGAACTTCTCCCATGGTAGCCTAGAGGAACACGCAAAAATGATAGAATTAATTAGGAAAACGTCTGAAAAGCTTGATAAAAGAGTTGCCATCCTAGGAGACCTCCCTGGAGTTAAGATACGGGTTGGAAATCTAAAAGAAAACTCCATAACATTAAAAAAAGGGGAAAAGATCATTCTTACAACAAAAGAGATAGAAGGCGATGAAAACGTCATTCCTGTTGAATTTAAAGACTTTCCAAAGCTCGTTTCAATAGGAGATACTATTTACTTGAGTGATGGGTATATTGCATTAAAAGTTGAAAACATTAGAGAAAGTGATGTAGAATGCCTTGTAATCAATGGAGGAGTCCTATTCTCTCATAAAGGCATAAATATCCCAAAAGCCAACCTTCCAATAGAAGCAATAACCAAAAGAGACCTCGAAATCATAGAATTTGGGGTTGAACATGGAATCGATGCTATAGGAATATCCTTTGTGGGTTCCGTTTATGATGTTCTCAAAGTTAAGCGGTCTATAGAAAAGAAAAAATCCAGAATGTTTGTTATTTCCAAAATAGAACGACCTGATGCTGTAAGAAACTTTGATGAGATCCTTAATGCCTCCGACGGGATAATGGTTGCACGAGGAGACCTTGGGGTGGAGATGCCTATTGAAAGTTTGCCAATTCTCCAAAAACAGCTAATCAAGAAAGCCAATATGGCCGCAAAACCCGTGATAACCGCAACCCAAATGCTCGTTTCAATGACCCAAGACAGACTACCAACAAGAGCCGAGGTCACTGATGTAGCCAATGCAATACTTGACGGAACAGATGCCGTAATGTTATCAGAGGAAACTGCTGTTGGAAAATATCCAGTAGAAGCTGTTGAAATGATGACCAAAATTGCCAAAGTTACAGAGGAATACAGAGAATCATTAGGCTATTCAAGAATACGGTCTTGGATTGAGGTTTTACCAAAGAAAAGTACAATAAAAGAAGCAATAACTAGAAGTGTCATAGATGCACTGTGTACAGTAGACACAAAGTACATATTAACCCCTACAAGGACTGGTTTAACTGCAAGACTTATCTCAAGATTTAAGCCAAAACAATGGACCCTAGCATTCTCCACCGACCCATGGGTATGTAATACGTTGATGTTCTCCTATGGTGTCTACCCATTCTGCATGGAAGAAGAATTCAACGAAAATGACATGATATCACTAATAAAGAGTCTTGGATTAGTGGATAGTGATGATGTTGTCCTCCTAACGGAAGGAAAACCCATAGGAAAGACCGTTGGAACAAATGCAATGAAAATATTCCAGATACCCTAG
- a CDS encoding ATPase, with product MIERIKDDFVKSYRLQQSLEALEQVKGDISKEAYKRLRALLRYRLYGEEFERSKIDEKIALAFSMGSDSTASLLILKWAGFDVVPLMVKLPQMRDVVLFRAQSYGAVFVEIPNYIEVISDQIQKRAPICGKCHSMIMDAVKNYARENGIKIVASGDLLSFGSISIYKDGDLIRLNLPAFLAIDKREAIKILGRKYAVGFGCSLWKGAIKNAPILKRFGIQRVLRELRAGAIDKEIAKTLIRDILKN from the coding sequence ATGATAGAGAGAATAAAAGATGATTTCGTAAAATCCTACCGTCTGCAGCAAAGTCTAGAAGCACTCGAACAGGTTAAGGGAGATATTAGTAAAGAAGCGTACAAAAGACTAAGAGCTCTCCTTCGTTATCGACTTTATGGAGAAGAATTTGAGAGAAGTAAAATTGATGAAAAGATTGCTTTAGCTTTTTCAATGGGTAGTGATAGCACGGCCTCTCTCTTGATCCTTAAATGGGCAGGCTTCGACGTAGTCCCACTGATGGTGAAACTCCCTCAGATGAGAGATGTTGTCCTATTTAGAGCCCAAAGCTATGGAGCTGTTTTTGTCGAGATACCCAATTATATAGAAGTTATAAGTGATCAGATTCAAAAAAGAGCGCCAATCTGTGGAAAGTGTCATTCTATGATAATGGATGCTGTAAAGAACTACGCCAGAGAAAATGGAATAAAAATTGTGGCCTCCGGAGACCTTTTGAGTTTTGGTAGCATATCCATATACAAAGATGGAGATTTAATAAGGTTAAATCTTCCAGCCTTTCTCGCAATCGATAAACGGGAAGCAATAAAAATACTGGGAAGAAAGTATGCCGTTGGATTTGGATGTTCACTTTGGAAAGGAGCCATCAAAAATGCACCAATATTAAAACGCTTTGGCATCCAGAGAGTATTAAGAGAACTTAGAGCAGGAGCAATAGATAAAGAGATAGCCAAGACACTTATTAGGGATATACTAAAGAACTAA
- a CDS encoding TIGR04140 family protein yields the protein MKRELVTAVPPEEIQGILEKSKANLYICIKEGEPFYGAPRWRVVLKGSKEEIEKFMEVFMRARAGG from the coding sequence ATGAAACGAGAACTTGTCACCGCTGTACCTCCAGAAGAAATACAGGGGATTCTAGAAAAATCAAAAGCGAACTTGTATATATGTATTAAAGAAGGTGAGCCTTTCTATGGGGCTCCTCGTTGGAGAGTAGTTTTGAAAGGAAGCAAAGAAGAAATAGAAAAATTTATGGAGGTTTTCATGAGAGCTAGGGCGGGTGGTTAG
- a CDS encoding TIGR01177 family methyltransferase — protein sequence MEEKKLLYVEILGNLPKMAEGEVKALLELSGSRFRIIERDYLFLALKADKEAFSYLKRLGMAHEYGILLFSAKSLEELYLKAKALKWEDFINSTFKVDRETMLNCSYNVKDLEKELGAIIAQQGFKVNLSNPGTLVRAYCGEKLWVGIRKETFSAKDFEKRKADKRPFFKPIALPPRLARAMINLARAKKEVLDPFMGTGGILIEAGLIGLKVYGVDLRSDMVEGAKKNLEYYGIKEYKLQKGDATKLRELFPDKTFEAIVTDPPYGTSATLGGKKREDLYEKALESMYEVLNGYLSIAFPADFNVEKTAERIGFTVLEKYYQRVHSSLDRYFYVMKN from the coding sequence ATGGAGGAGAAAAAGTTGCTCTATGTTGAAATTCTTGGGAATTTACCCAAAATGGCCGAAGGGGAAGTTAAAGCACTATTAGAACTTAGCGGTAGCCGATTCAGGATTATTGAAAGAGATTACCTATTTCTGGCATTAAAAGCAGACAAAGAAGCTTTTTCGTATCTCAAAAGACTTGGGATGGCTCATGAATATGGAATTTTACTCTTCTCAGCTAAAAGTCTAGAGGAGCTCTACTTAAAAGCAAAAGCTCTTAAATGGGAGGATTTTATTAACAGTACATTCAAAGTGGACAGAGAAACAATGTTAAATTGTTCCTATAACGTAAAAGATTTAGAGAAAGAACTTGGTGCGATCATAGCACAACAAGGCTTTAAAGTCAACTTGAGCAATCCAGGCACCCTAGTTAGGGCCTATTGTGGAGAAAAACTGTGGGTTGGAATAAGAAAAGAAACGTTTTCGGCTAAAGACTTTGAGAAAAGAAAGGCTGATAAAAGACCATTCTTTAAACCAATAGCATTGCCTCCCCGACTTGCGAGAGCAATGATAAACTTAGCAAGGGCAAAAAAGGAGGTTCTTGATCCATTTATGGGAACTGGAGGGATACTAATTGAGGCTGGGCTTATCGGCCTAAAAGTTTACGGAGTAGATCTCAGATCGGATATGGTGGAAGGTGCCAAAAAGAATCTCGAATATTATGGAATAAAGGAATACAAACTACAAAAAGGAGATGCAACCAAGTTAAGAGAGCTTTTCCCTGATAAAACGTTTGAAGCAATTGTCACTGATCCACCCTATGGAACTTCCGCAACACTAGGAGGGAAGAAAAGGGAGGATCTCTATGAAAAGGCCCTGGAGAGTATGTATGAAGTTCTAAATGGATATCTAAGTATTGCATTTCCAGCTGATTTTAATGTAGAAAAAACTGCTGAGAGAATAGGATTTACAGTTTTAGAAAAATATTATCAAAGAGTTCACTCTTCACTAGATAGATATTTCTATGTGATGAAAAACTAG
- the thiE gene encoding thiamine phosphate synthase, whose product MNFREKLKLYVITDRRLKDEIESTKQALEGGATSIQLRIKSAPTKEMIKIGKEIRRLTSEYDALYFVDDRLDVALATNADGLQLGPEDMPIPIAKEIAPNLILGASVYSLKEALDAEKEGADYLGAGAIFPTSTKADVRVIGIDGLKKILESVKIPVVAIGGINHENVKEVLRTGVDGVAIISAIIGAENIRKATEDMKKIIEEVVK is encoded by the coding sequence TTGAACTTTAGAGAAAAGCTCAAACTATATGTAATAACTGATAGAAGACTGAAAGATGAGATAGAAAGTACCAAACAGGCTCTGGAAGGGGGGGCAACTTCAATTCAACTTCGCATAAAGAGTGCACCCACAAAAGAGATGATCAAAATTGGAAAAGAAATAAGAAGATTAACAAGTGAATATGATGCTCTTTATTTTGTGGACGACCGTTTAGATGTTGCCTTAGCAACAAACGCTGATGGACTCCAACTTGGACCTGAAGATATGCCAATTCCCATTGCTAAAGAGATTGCCCCAAATTTAATCCTTGGAGCCTCTGTATACAGTCTAAAGGAAGCTTTAGATGCTGAAAAAGAAGGAGCAGATTACTTGGGGGCCGGAGCTATTTTTCCCACCTCTACAAAAGCTGATGTTAGAGTTATTGGAATTGATGGGCTTAAGAAAATACTTGAGTCAGTAAAAATTCCAGTGGTTGCAATAGGGGGAATAAATCACGAGAATGTCAAAGAAGTGTTAAGAACTGGCGTTGATGGAGTTGCAATAATTTCAGCGATAATTGGAGCAGAAAATATAAGAAAAGCCACAGAAGACATGAAAAAAATCATAGAAGAGGTGGTTAAATGA
- the thiM gene encoding hydroxyethylthiazole kinase: MEWIIKALEKVREKKPLVHNITNYVVMNTTANALLAIGASPVMAHAIEELEEMVALANALVINIGTLDEHKIYSMMKAVKAAKDLKKPVILDPVGAGATKLRTKTSLRLLEIGEISVIRGNFGEIAALLGEHGKTRGVDSAVYDEQVAKKLAKDASKEFNAIVAVTGPVDYVSDGEKVYAIENGTPLLGRVTGTGCIATAIIGAFLAVEDPLKATLAGLVSFEIAAEKAFEESPYPGTFHTKLYDWLYRINEEIIIKRAKVKEVEL; the protein is encoded by the coding sequence ATGGAGTGGATTATCAAAGCATTGGAAAAAGTTAGAGAAAAGAAACCCTTGGTACATAACATAACCAACTACGTAGTTATGAATACCACAGCAAATGCTCTCCTTGCTATAGGAGCTTCTCCAGTTATGGCCCATGCAATAGAAGAACTCGAAGAGATGGTTGCCTTGGCTAACGCACTAGTGATAAACATCGGGACCTTAGACGAGCACAAAATATACTCCATGATGAAAGCTGTTAAGGCTGCAAAAGACCTCAAAAAGCCTGTTATTCTGGATCCTGTAGGCGCTGGAGCTACGAAACTCAGAACAAAGACTTCTCTAAGACTTTTAGAGATAGGAGAGATAAGTGTTATCAGAGGAAACTTTGGAGAAATCGCGGCACTTCTTGGTGAGCATGGAAAAACAAGAGGAGTGGATTCTGCTGTATATGATGAACAGGTTGCCAAAAAACTTGCAAAAGATGCCTCAAAAGAATTCAACGCGATAGTTGCTGTTACAGGGCCTGTAGATTATGTAAGTGATGGAGAGAAAGTTTATGCTATAGAAAATGGGACTCCTTTGCTTGGAAGGGTGACTGGAACCGGTTGTATAGCAACAGCAATAATCGGCGCATTTTTAGCTGTTGAAGATCCTCTAAAAGCCACCCTTGCAGGATTAGTCTCTTTTGAAATTGCTGCTGAAAAAGCCTTCGAGGAGTCTCCCTACCCAGGAACATTCCACACAAAGTTATATGATTGGCTCTACAGGATTAATGAAGAGATTATAATAAAAAGAGCAAAGGTGAAAGAAGTTGAACTTTAG
- a CDS encoding molybdopterin-binding protein: MFAEIITVGDELLTGNTVDSNSAFIAQKLTERGFWVRRITTVGDDVEEIKNAVKEALSREPEVLIIAGGLGPTHDDVTMAAVAQALNVELELREDVVERIEVFYRELYEEGIVEDPNLNEARIKMAYLPKGAEALDNSVGAAPGAYFKHNSTEVFVLPGMPREMKAMLENEVLPRLGKRKFIQEKLLAEITDESKLAPLLNEVLERFDVRIHSSPKGFGKYIGIILFGESEEEIKRAKKFMEKRGLRFENV; this comes from the coding sequence ATGTTCGCGGAGATAATTACAGTGGGTGACGAGCTTCTAACTGGGAATACTGTAGACAGCAATTCTGCTTTCATTGCTCAGAAGCTCACGGAAAGGGGATTCTGGGTTAGGAGGATAACTACTGTGGGTGATGATGTTGAGGAAATAAAGAACGCTGTTAAAGAAGCCCTTTCAAGAGAACCGGAGGTTCTCATTATAGCTGGAGGACTTGGTCCAACTCATGATGATGTTACAATGGCGGCCGTGGCTCAAGCCTTAAATGTGGAACTTGAGCTCAGGGAAGACGTGGTAGAGAGAATCGAGGTTTTTTACCGTGAGCTTTATGAAGAAGGTATTGTAGAGGACCCAAATTTAAATGAAGCCAGAATAAAAATGGCTTACTTACCAAAAGGGGCAGAAGCGCTAGATAATTCTGTAGGTGCGGCCCCTGGAGCTTACTTTAAACATAACTCTACTGAAGTCTTTGTTCTTCCTGGGATGCCAAGAGAAATGAAAGCTATGCTTGAGAATGAAGTTCTTCCAAGACTTGGAAAAAGAAAGTTTATTCAAGAAAAGCTTCTTGCGGAGATAACAGACGAATCAAAACTCGCACCACTTTTAAATGAGGTTTTAGAAAGATTTGATGTGAGAATCCACTCCTCTCCAAAAGGCTTTGGAAAGTATATCGGAATAATACTCTTTGGTGAATCTGAGGAGGAAATTAAAAGGGCGAAAAAATTTATGGAAAAGAGAGGATTAAGATTTGAGAATGTCTAG